One genomic segment of Panicum virgatum strain AP13 chromosome 2N, P.virgatum_v5, whole genome shotgun sequence includes these proteins:
- the LOC120660157 gene encoding glucan endo-1,3-beta-glucosidase 5-like isoform X1: protein MAARAAALLAAILLGALGAARRADTAIGVNWGTVSSHRAPPGVVVDLMRANRISKVKLFDADPGVLRALAGSGIQVMVGVTNGELASIAGSQVAADAWVSQNVSRYVGRGGVDIRYIAVGNEPFLTSYQGQFESYIIPAMTNIQQSLVKANLASYVKLVVPCNADAYESASVPSQGVFRAELTQIMTQLAAFLSSSGAPFVVNIYPFLSLYQNSDFPQDYAFFEGSTHPLVDGPNVYYNAFDGNFDTLVSALGKIGYGNLPIAIGEIGWPTEGAPSANLTAARAFNQGLINRITSNKGTPLRPGVPPADVYLFSLLDEEQKSILPGNFERHWGIFSFDGQAKYPLNLGLGNSVLKNAKGVPYLPSRWCVANPARNLDSVSDHMKLACSMADCTTLYYGGSCYGIGQKGNISYAFNSYYQQQKQDPKSCDFGGLGQTKDAVNTSRTKRCFFFIGSMQHTPYVHKRGLRKPRCSVIVLEAAGWVGSSCRRSNRGRRSPSAAVPASSTGTLK from the exons ATGGCCGCCCGAGCCGCCGCGCTGCTTGCCGCCATCCTCCTGGGGGCCCTCGGCGCCGCGCGGCGGGCCGACACGGCGATCGGGGTGAACTGGGGCACCGTCTCGtcccaccgcgcgccgccgggcgtGGTGGTGGACCTGATGCGCGCGAACCGGATCAGCAAGGTCAAGCTCTTCGACGCCGACCCGGGTGTgctgcgcgcgctcgccggcagcGGCATACAGGTCATGGTCGGCGTCACCAACGGCGAGCTCGCAAGCATTGCGGGGTCGCAGGTGGCCGCCGACGCCTGGGTCTCGCAGAACGTGTCGCGGTACGTCGGTCGCGGCGGCGTGGACATCCG ATATATTGCTGTGGGCAATGAGCCTTTCCTGACAAGCTACCAGGGTCAATTTGAATCATATATCATTCCAGCAATGACAAATATTCAGCAATCACTGGTGAAAGCTAATCTTGCTAGTTACGTAAAGCTAGTAGTACCCTGCAATGCAGATGCGTATGAGAGTGCTTCTGTTCCATCCCAAGGAGTATTCAGGGCTGAATTGACTCAGATAATGACCCAGTTGGCTGCTTTTCTGAGTTCTAGCGGGGCTCCATTCGTCGTCAATATCTACCCGTTCCTCAGTCTTTATCAAAATTCGGATTTCCCACAAGATTATGCATTCTTTGAGGGATCTACTCACCCACTAGTAGATGGACCGAATGTGTATTACAATGCATTTGACGGGAACTTTGACACATTAGTTTCTGCACTTGGTAAAATCGGCTATGGAAACTTACCGATCGCAATTGGTGAGATAGGTTGGCCAACTGAGGGAGCACCAAGTGCAAACTTAACTGCAGCCAGGGCATTCAATCAAGGGCTTATCAATCGTATTACAAGCAACAAGGGAACTCCACTCCGACCTGGTGTCCCTCCAGCTGATGTCTATCTTTTCAGCCTCCTCGATGAGGAGCAGAAGAGCATACTGCCAGGAAATTTTGAGCGACATTGGGGGATCTTCTCCTTTGACGGACAAGCGAAGTACCCACTGAATCTTGGGCTGGGCAATTCTGTATTGAAGAATGCTAAAGGGGTTCCTTACCTTCCATCACGGTGGTGTGTGGCAAATCCTGCTCGAAATCTCGACAGCGTTTCTGATCACATGAAGCTTGCTTGCAGCATGGCTGATTGCACCACTCTGTACTATGGAGGTTCATGCTACGGCATTGGGCAGAAGGGCAACATTTCATATGCTTTCAACAGCTACTATCAGCAGCAGAAACAGGACCCGAAGAGCTGTGATTTTGGTGGGCTTG GACAAACTAAAGATGctgtcaacacctcaagaaccaagagatgtttttttttcattggcAGCATGCAACATACACCGTATGTTCACAAAAGAG GCCTCAGGAAGCCAAGATGTTCTGTCATCGTGCTGGAGGCGGCGGGGTGGGTGGGCAGCAGTTGTCGCCGCAGCAATCGTGGCCGCAGGTCACCGTCGGCTGCTGTACCAGCCAGCAGCACTGGCACGCTGAAATGA
- the LOC120660157 gene encoding glucan endo-1,3-beta-glucosidase 5-like isoform X3, producing MAARAAALLAAILLGALGAARRADTAIGVNWGTVSSHRAPPGVVVDLMRANRISKVKLFDADPGVLRALAGSGIQVMVGVTNGELASIAGSQVAADAWVSQNVSRYVGRGGVDIRYIAVGNEPFLTSYQGQFESYIIPAMTNIQQSLVKANLASYVKLVVPCNADAYESASVPSQGVFRAELTQIMTQLAAFLSSSGAPFVVNIYPFLSLYQNSDFPQDYAFFEGSTHPLVDGPNVYYNAFDGNFDTLVSALGKIGYGNLPIAIGEIGWPTEGAPSANLTAARAFNQGLINRITSNKGTPLRPGVPPADVYLFSLLDEEQKSILPGNFERHWGIFSFDGQAKYPLNLGLGNSVLKNAKGVPYLPSRWCVANPARNLDSVSDHMKLACSMADCTTLYYGGSCYGIGQKGNISYAFNSYYQQQKQDPKSCDFGGLGMITYLDPSMGECRFLVGVDDIKSSSAASCGTGCCGVCCGLWVLAFWVFMYLRMMGLA from the exons ATGGCCGCCCGAGCCGCCGCGCTGCTTGCCGCCATCCTCCTGGGGGCCCTCGGCGCCGCGCGGCGGGCCGACACGGCGATCGGGGTGAACTGGGGCACCGTCTCGtcccaccgcgcgccgccgggcgtGGTGGTGGACCTGATGCGCGCGAACCGGATCAGCAAGGTCAAGCTCTTCGACGCCGACCCGGGTGTgctgcgcgcgctcgccggcagcGGCATACAGGTCATGGTCGGCGTCACCAACGGCGAGCTCGCAAGCATTGCGGGGTCGCAGGTGGCCGCCGACGCCTGGGTCTCGCAGAACGTGTCGCGGTACGTCGGTCGCGGCGGCGTGGACATCCG ATATATTGCTGTGGGCAATGAGCCTTTCCTGACAAGCTACCAGGGTCAATTTGAATCATATATCATTCCAGCAATGACAAATATTCAGCAATCACTGGTGAAAGCTAATCTTGCTAGTTACGTAAAGCTAGTAGTACCCTGCAATGCAGATGCGTATGAGAGTGCTTCTGTTCCATCCCAAGGAGTATTCAGGGCTGAATTGACTCAGATAATGACCCAGTTGGCTGCTTTTCTGAGTTCTAGCGGGGCTCCATTCGTCGTCAATATCTACCCGTTCCTCAGTCTTTATCAAAATTCGGATTTCCCACAAGATTATGCATTCTTTGAGGGATCTACTCACCCACTAGTAGATGGACCGAATGTGTATTACAATGCATTTGACGGGAACTTTGACACATTAGTTTCTGCACTTGGTAAAATCGGCTATGGAAACTTACCGATCGCAATTGGTGAGATAGGTTGGCCAACTGAGGGAGCACCAAGTGCAAACTTAACTGCAGCCAGGGCATTCAATCAAGGGCTTATCAATCGTATTACAAGCAACAAGGGAACTCCACTCCGACCTGGTGTCCCTCCAGCTGATGTCTATCTTTTCAGCCTCCTCGATGAGGAGCAGAAGAGCATACTGCCAGGAAATTTTGAGCGACATTGGGGGATCTTCTCCTTTGACGGACAAGCGAAGTACCCACTGAATCTTGGGCTGGGCAATTCTGTATTGAAGAATGCTAAAGGGGTTCCTTACCTTCCATCACGGTGGTGTGTGGCAAATCCTGCTCGAAATCTCGACAGCGTTTCTGATCACATGAAGCTTGCTTGCAGCATGGCTGATTGCACCACTCTGTACTATGGAGGTTCATGCTACGGCATTGGGCAGAAGGGCAACATTTCATATGCTTTCAACAGCTACTATCAGCAGCAGAAACAGGACCCGAAGAGCTGTGATTTTGGTGGGCTTGGTATGATAACCTACCTTGATCCATCGATGGGCGAATGCCGCTTTCTTGTTGGTGTTGATGACATTAAGAGTTCTTCAGCTGCCTCTTGCGGCACTGGATGCTGTGGGGTCTGTTGTGGGCTGTGGGTGTTAGCTTTCTGGGTGTTCATGTACCTTAGAATGATGGGTTTGGCCTAA
- the LOC120660157 gene encoding glucan endo-1,3-beta-glucosidase 5-like isoform X2 — protein sequence MAARAAALLAAILLGALGAARRADTAIGVNWGTVSSHRAPPGVVVDLMRANRISKVKLFDADPGVLRALAGSGIQVMVGVTNGELASIAGSQVAADAWVSQNVSRYVGRGGVDIRYIAVGNEPFLTSYQGQFESYIIPAMTNIQQSLVKANLASYVKLVVPCNADAYESASVPSQGVFRAELTQIMTQLAAFLSSSGAPFVVNIYPFLSLYQNSDFPQDYAFFEGSTHPLVDGPNVYYNAFDGNFDTLVSALGKIGYGNLPIAIGEIGWPTEGAPSANLTAARAFNQGLINRITSNKGTPLRPGVPPADVYLFSLLDEEQKSILPGNFERHWGIFSFDGQAKYPLNLGLGNSVLKNAKGVPYLPSRWCVANPARNLDSVSDHMKLACSMADCTTLYYGGSCYGIGQKGNISYAFNSYYQQQKQDPKSCDFGGLGQTKDAVNTSRTKRCFFFIGSMQHTPYVHKRGSQDVLSSCWRRRGGWAAVVAAAIVAAGHRRLLYQPAALAR from the exons ATGGCCGCCCGAGCCGCCGCGCTGCTTGCCGCCATCCTCCTGGGGGCCCTCGGCGCCGCGCGGCGGGCCGACACGGCGATCGGGGTGAACTGGGGCACCGTCTCGtcccaccgcgcgccgccgggcgtGGTGGTGGACCTGATGCGCGCGAACCGGATCAGCAAGGTCAAGCTCTTCGACGCCGACCCGGGTGTgctgcgcgcgctcgccggcagcGGCATACAGGTCATGGTCGGCGTCACCAACGGCGAGCTCGCAAGCATTGCGGGGTCGCAGGTGGCCGCCGACGCCTGGGTCTCGCAGAACGTGTCGCGGTACGTCGGTCGCGGCGGCGTGGACATCCG ATATATTGCTGTGGGCAATGAGCCTTTCCTGACAAGCTACCAGGGTCAATTTGAATCATATATCATTCCAGCAATGACAAATATTCAGCAATCACTGGTGAAAGCTAATCTTGCTAGTTACGTAAAGCTAGTAGTACCCTGCAATGCAGATGCGTATGAGAGTGCTTCTGTTCCATCCCAAGGAGTATTCAGGGCTGAATTGACTCAGATAATGACCCAGTTGGCTGCTTTTCTGAGTTCTAGCGGGGCTCCATTCGTCGTCAATATCTACCCGTTCCTCAGTCTTTATCAAAATTCGGATTTCCCACAAGATTATGCATTCTTTGAGGGATCTACTCACCCACTAGTAGATGGACCGAATGTGTATTACAATGCATTTGACGGGAACTTTGACACATTAGTTTCTGCACTTGGTAAAATCGGCTATGGAAACTTACCGATCGCAATTGGTGAGATAGGTTGGCCAACTGAGGGAGCACCAAGTGCAAACTTAACTGCAGCCAGGGCATTCAATCAAGGGCTTATCAATCGTATTACAAGCAACAAGGGAACTCCACTCCGACCTGGTGTCCCTCCAGCTGATGTCTATCTTTTCAGCCTCCTCGATGAGGAGCAGAAGAGCATACTGCCAGGAAATTTTGAGCGACATTGGGGGATCTTCTCCTTTGACGGACAAGCGAAGTACCCACTGAATCTTGGGCTGGGCAATTCTGTATTGAAGAATGCTAAAGGGGTTCCTTACCTTCCATCACGGTGGTGTGTGGCAAATCCTGCTCGAAATCTCGACAGCGTTTCTGATCACATGAAGCTTGCTTGCAGCATGGCTGATTGCACCACTCTGTACTATGGAGGTTCATGCTACGGCATTGGGCAGAAGGGCAACATTTCATATGCTTTCAACAGCTACTATCAGCAGCAGAAACAGGACCCGAAGAGCTGTGATTTTGGTGGGCTTG GACAAACTAAAGATGctgtcaacacctcaagaaccaagagatgtttttttttcattggcAGCATGCAACATACACCGTATGTTCACAAAAGAG GAAGCCAAGATGTTCTGTCATCGTGCTGGAGGCGGCGGGGTGGGTGGGCAGCAGTTGTCGCCGCAGCAATCGTGGCCGCAGGTCACCGTCGGCTGCTGTACCAGCCAGCAGCACTGGCACGCTGA